A section of the Macadamia integrifolia cultivar HAES 741 chromosome 9, SCU_Mint_v3, whole genome shotgun sequence genome encodes:
- the LOC122089840 gene encoding putative caffeoyl-CoA O-methyltransferase At1g67980, translated as MGDRARRKGILQSEALHQYILETSAYPREHEMLKEIREETIKKHGIWSGMLVPADEGQFLSMLLKIMNAKNTLEIGVFTGYSLLLTALALPNDGKITAIDKNREAYETGLPFIQKAGVEHKINFINSNALSVLDEMLNTNNDEVTGMQLFDFAFVDADKPNYINYHERLMKLVKIGGIIAYDNTLWYGSVAVDEEDVDDSNEIFKKFRKAIVDLNTFLASDPRIELSQVSIGDGITLCRRIR; from the exons ATGGGAGACAGAGCTCGTCGTAAGGGCATCCTCCAAAGTGAAGCTCTTCaccag TACATCTTAGAGACTAGTGCTTACCCAAGAGAGCATGAGATGCTCAAGGAGATCAGAGAGGAGACCATTAAGAAGCATGGCATTTG GAGTGGCATGTTAGTTCCAGCTGACGAAGGACAGTTCTTATCCATGCTTTTGAAGATCATGAATGCCAAGAACACATTGGAGATTGGCGTTTTCACTGGTTATTCTCTCCTACTTACTGCTCTTGCATTGCCAAATGATGGTAAG ATAACAGCGATTGACAAAAATAGAGAGGCCTATGAGACCGGTTTGCCGTTCATTCAAAAAGCTGGTGTGGAACATAAAATCAACTTTATCAATTCAAATGCTCTATCAGTTTTAGATGAAATGCTGAATACCAACAAT GATGAGGTAACTGGAATGCAGTTATTTGACTTTGCATTTGTGGATGCTGATAAACCTAATTACATTAATTACCATGAACGATTGATGAAGTTGGTAAAGATTGGAGGAATCATTGCCTATGATAACACATTATGGTATGGCTCAGTTGCTGTTGATGAAGAGGATGTTGATGATTCCAATGAGATTTTCAAGAAATTTAGAAAGGCTATCGTGGATTTAAATACTTTCTTGGCTTCTGATCCTCGTATAGAATTATCTCAAGTTTCTATTGGTGATGGCATTACCTTGTGCAGACGCATTCGCTAG